In the genome of Nonomuraea sp. NBC_00507, the window TGCGCTCAAGAAGGTCGCGGGGAGCAGAGGTTTGTCCGCCATGGTCGCCTCGGTCCTCGAGCGCGAGCTGCGGCACCTTCTGCTACGTGCGGAGATCGATGACTATCAGCGTGAGCACGGAGCCTTCACGGAAGAGGAGCGGGAGGCGGCGCGGGCCCTGTTCGATGAGGCGACGCGGCGGGTGGCGCGGTGACGGGCACCGCCGGAGGCACCGTGATCCTCGACAGCCATGGGCTCTCGCTGCACCTCACTCACGACCGGGAGGTAAAAGTCCTGCTCGCCGAGGCCCTTGATCGAGGCATGGAGATCGTGGTGAGTGGGGCGAGCCTGGCTGAGGTGGCGCACTGCCGGGTTCCTCGTGGCCGGTGGGATTTTGCTCTAGCGCAACTGCTGATAGAGCCGATGACGATCGATCGGTTTCGGGCGGCGGCCGAACTCCTCCGGCAATCCGGGCTTTCCGGCCACAAGTATGCGATCGATGCCATGGTGGCGGTCACGGCTCTGGAGCAGCAGACCCCGGTCGTCATGCTGACCTCGGACGTGGATGACATGGCGAAACTCTGCAGAGACCAGGTC includes:
- a CDS encoding PIN domain-containing protein; this translates as MTGTAGGTVILDSHGLSLHLTHDREVKVLLAEALDRGMEIVVSGASLAEVAHCRVPRGRWDFALAQLLIEPMTIDRFRAAAELLRQSGLSGHKYAIDAMVAVTALEQQTPVVMLTSDVDDMAKLCRDQVTLLQV